A window from Leptothermofonsia sichuanensis E412 encodes these proteins:
- a CDS encoding MFS transporter, whose translation MTAAESLASFEQRLDASDRTRMMWFLWALSAGLIALDGFDFFIIGIALPFLRRDFSLSTVEVGSVAVAAIAGSLIGSLTLGAITDQVGRQRMLIVDVALFVVATAGTVLAWNAVSMIAFRFLVGIAIGADYPISVAYVTENVPSRFRGRMVIGAFTFQAVGALLGALTGIVVIQLFQRFYPDSVQPAIQYAWRWMLGVGLVLAIAVGILRSNFLLESPRYYIARGEYAEASKAATELLEEPITITAETDPPEREPRLPYTALFSARYRRNTLFAALPWFLQDIATYGIGIFTPAIIGVLAFAQESNFMIREMASVRGSAIVDLFLIGGFLIAVLVIDRVGRIRLQIIGFAGMALGLVILAASSFLPNGSNIVVVFIGFFIFNLMMNAGPNSTTFLLSGEVFPTSIRASGAGFAAAFAKVGAVLGTFALPVLQRSLGTFPLMLMLALVCVLAAGLTYVFRIETTGRSLEAVYTDDEHSSCDATTRRQFPGDLAN comes from the coding sequence ATGACAGCAGCAGAATCATTGGCTTCATTTGAACAACGGTTGGATGCATCGGACAGAACTCGGATGATGTGGTTTTTGTGGGCACTGTCCGCTGGTCTGATTGCCCTGGATGGTTTTGATTTTTTCATCATTGGCATTGCTCTGCCTTTCCTGCGGCGGGATTTTAGCCTGAGCACGGTTGAAGTGGGCAGTGTGGCGGTAGCGGCGATCGCAGGTTCACTGATTGGGTCCCTGACATTGGGTGCTATCACCGACCAGGTAGGGCGACAACGGATGCTGATTGTAGATGTCGCCCTTTTTGTCGTGGCAACGGCTGGAACTGTCCTGGCATGGAATGCCGTCTCAATGATTGCCTTTCGCTTTCTGGTTGGAATTGCGATTGGTGCCGACTATCCCATCAGCGTTGCCTATGTCACGGAAAATGTTCCTTCCCGGTTTCGCGGACGAATGGTGATTGGTGCATTCACGTTTCAAGCTGTCGGTGCCCTCCTGGGGGCTTTAACTGGAATCGTGGTCATCCAACTGTTCCAACGATTCTATCCAGATTCTGTGCAACCTGCGATTCAATACGCCTGGCGCTGGATGCTGGGTGTAGGACTGGTGCTGGCGATCGCGGTCGGAATTCTGCGCTCCAATTTTCTCCTGGAAAGTCCCCGTTACTATATCGCCAGAGGCGAGTACGCTGAAGCGTCGAAAGCTGCCACCGAACTCCTGGAGGAGCCAATCACAATCACCGCAGAGACGGACCCGCCAGAACGAGAACCCAGGCTGCCCTACACCGCCCTGTTTTCTGCCCGTTATCGCAGAAACACTCTCTTTGCTGCCCTTCCCTGGTTTCTGCAAGACATTGCCACCTATGGGATTGGAATCTTCACCCCTGCCATCATTGGAGTTTTAGCCTTCGCCCAGGAAAGCAACTTCATGATCAGGGAAATGGCTTCCGTCAGAGGATCGGCGATAGTCGATTTATTCTTGATTGGTGGCTTTTTGATTGCGGTTCTGGTCATTGATCGAGTGGGCCGAATTCGCTTACAAATCATTGGCTTTGCAGGCATGGCACTCGGACTGGTGATTCTGGCCGCATCCAGTTTTCTGCCCAATGGCTCTAATATCGTCGTCGTGTTTATTGGCTTCTTTATCTTTAACCTGATGATGAATGCGGGTCCCAACTCCACTACTTTTCTGCTGTCAGGTGAAGTATTTCCGACTTCAATTCGAGCCAGTGGTGCCGGTTTTGCCGCTGCCTTTGCCAAAGTCGGAGCCGTATTGGGTACCTTCGCCCTCCCCGTTTTGCAGCGATCGCTGGGCACCTTTCCCCTGATGCTGATGCTGGCTCTGGTCTGCGTGCTGGCAGCTGGACTGACCTATGTGTTTCGGATAGAAACAACCGGGCGATCGCTGGAAGCAGTCTATACCGATGATGAGCATTCATCCTGTGACGCAACAACCAGACGCCAGTTTCCAGGAGATTTGGCAAACTGA
- a CDS encoding ABC transporter permease: MTTSHQSRLEVWLDALSAFFTSDTFTYIVKRVLQGLLTLLLASMLSFLVIQLAPGNYLDTLRENPKISPERLQQLSQQFGLDCTWAEEYVAGLNGPAWLATALCWARQYIRWLWQVVTQGNFGTSFVYQRSVASLLWERVPATLLMAIVSLIFTWSIAIPLGIIGAVNQNRLADRALRVISYIGQGFPSFIAALMLLILAQNTAPLFPVGDMTSIDHADLTPLGKILDIGWHLILPTIALSITSFAGLQRITRGQLLDVLRQDYIQTARAKGLPENKVIYVHALRNAVNPLITLLGFEFASLLSGAFITEYFFNWPGLGRLILQAMQAQDLYLVMASLMMGAVMLIIGNLLADLLLKAVDPRIKLDSTG, from the coding sequence ATGACTACCTCTCACCAGAGCAGGCTAGAAGTTTGGCTGGACGCGCTATCTGCATTCTTCACGAGTGACACCTTCACCTACATTGTTAAGCGGGTATTGCAGGGACTCCTCACCTTGCTTCTGGCTTCGATGTTGTCTTTTCTTGTGATTCAACTCGCCCCAGGAAATTACCTGGATACTCTGAGGGAAAACCCCAAAATTTCCCCAGAGCGCCTCCAGCAGCTCAGCCAGCAATTTGGGTTAGACTGCACCTGGGCAGAGGAGTATGTGGCGGGTTTGAACGGACCAGCCTGGCTGGCAACGGCTCTCTGCTGGGCGCGGCAGTATATACGCTGGCTCTGGCAGGTGGTCACCCAGGGCAATTTTGGTACCAGCTTTGTCTACCAGCGCTCTGTGGCATCCCTATTGTGGGAACGGGTACCCGCGACGCTGTTAATGGCGATCGTCTCTCTGATTTTTACCTGGTCAATTGCTATCCCACTCGGCATCATTGGTGCCGTCAATCAAAACCGTCTGGCGGATCGAGCTTTACGGGTCATCAGTTATATCGGGCAGGGCTTTCCCAGCTTTATTGCGGCACTCATGCTGTTGATCCTGGCACAGAATACCGCGCCCCTGTTTCCAGTGGGTGATATGACCAGTATCGACCATGCGGATCTGACTCCCCTCGGCAAAATTCTGGATATTGGCTGGCACTTGATTTTACCGACTATTGCCCTCAGTATCACCAGTTTCGCTGGGCTGCAACGGATCACGCGGGGACAACTCCTGGATGTTTTGCGTCAGGACTACATCCAGACTGCCCGTGCCAAAGGACTGCCTGAGAATAAGGTGATCTATGTTCATGCCCTGCGAAATGCGGTCAACCCTCTGATTACCTTGTTAGGGTTTGAGTTTGCCAGCCTCCTCAGTGGTGCTTTCATTACAGAATATTTCTTTAACTGGCCCGGGTTGGGACGCCTGATTCTCCAGGCAATGCAGGCACAGGACCTCTATCTGGTAATGGCAAGTCTGATGATGGGGGCAGTGATGTTGATTATTGGCAATCTTCTGGCAGATTTACTGTTGAAAGCCGTTGACCCCCGGATCAAACTTGATAGTACAGGTTAG
- a CDS encoding thiazole synthase: MQTLDKSLEHSLDNLLVIAGRTFRSRLMTGTGKYRNFDEMRQSITASGCEIVTVAVRRVQTNAPGHEGLAEALDWTRIWMLPNTAGCQTAEDAIRVARLGREMAKLLGQEDNNFVKLEVIPDPKYLLPDPIGTLQAAETLVNEGFAVLPYINADPLLAKRLEDVGCVTVMPLGSPIGSGQGLRNAANIQIIIENATVPVVVDAGIGTPSEAAQAMEMGADALLINTAIAQAQNPVAMARAMNLATQAGRLAHLAGRIPIKAYASASSPITGTVTG, translated from the coding sequence ATGCAGACATTGGATAAATCGTTAGAACATTCGCTGGATAATTTACTGGTCATTGCCGGACGAACCTTCCGCTCCCGCCTGATGACCGGGACTGGTAAATATCGTAATTTCGATGAGATGCGGCAAAGCATTACTGCCAGTGGGTGTGAAATTGTAACTGTGGCCGTGCGTCGTGTGCAGACAAATGCCCCTGGTCACGAAGGGCTGGCAGAGGCCCTGGACTGGACAAGGATCTGGATGTTGCCCAATACGGCTGGGTGTCAGACGGCTGAAGACGCCATTCGGGTTGCCCGCCTGGGGCGGGAAATGGCAAAACTGTTAGGGCAGGAAGACAATAACTTCGTCAAGCTGGAAGTGATTCCCGATCCCAAGTATCTCCTACCAGACCCGATCGGGACCCTGCAAGCGGCTGAAACACTGGTAAATGAAGGCTTTGCAGTTCTGCCCTACATCAATGCCGATCCCCTGCTGGCAAAACGCCTGGAAGACGTTGGCTGCGTTACAGTGATGCCGCTGGGTTCTCCCATTGGCTCCGGGCAGGGCTTAAGAAATGCGGCCAATATTCAGATCATTATAGAAAATGCAACGGTGCCTGTTGTGGTAGATGCTGGAATTGGTACTCCCAGTGAAGCAGCCCAGGCGATGGAAATGGGAGCCGATGCCCTGCTCATCAATACGGCGATCGCCCAGGCGCAAAACCCGGTTGCGATGGCAAGGGCCATGAACCTGGCAACCCAGGCAGGTCGTCTTGCCCATCTGGCTGGGCGCATTCCCATCAAAGCTTACGCCAGTGCCAGTTCACCCATTACCGGAACCGTTACAGGGTAA